The following proteins come from a genomic window of Burkholderia stabilis:
- a CDS encoding TauD/TfdA dioxygenase family protein — protein sequence MRVEPLTCAIGAELLDVSLADAVHDDGLFAEIRAQLLRHRVLFLRDQDITRAEHVAFARRFGELEDHPVVGSDPEHPGLVRIYKSPDQPNDRYENAWHSDASWRVAPPFGCVLRCIEGPPVGGDTMWANMVLAYENLPEHVKQQIDDLRARHSIEASFGAAMPIDKRLALKAQFPDAEHPVVRTHPETGEKVLYVNAFATHFTNFHTPGRVRFGQDANPGAGQLLQYLISQATIPEYQVRWRWKKNSVAIWDNRSTQHYAVMDYPPCVRKMERAGIVGDVPF from the coding sequence ATGCGAGTCGAACCCCTGACCTGCGCGATCGGCGCGGAACTGCTGGATGTGAGCCTCGCCGACGCCGTGCACGACGACGGCCTGTTCGCCGAGATCCGCGCGCAGTTGCTCCGGCATCGCGTGCTGTTCCTGCGCGACCAGGACATCACGCGCGCCGAGCATGTCGCGTTCGCGCGGCGCTTCGGCGAACTCGAGGATCATCCGGTCGTCGGCAGCGATCCCGAGCACCCGGGGCTCGTGCGGATCTACAAGTCGCCCGACCAGCCGAACGACCGCTACGAGAATGCGTGGCACAGCGATGCGAGCTGGCGCGTGGCGCCGCCGTTCGGCTGTGTACTGCGCTGCATCGAGGGTCCGCCGGTTGGGGGCGACACGATGTGGGCGAACATGGTGCTCGCATACGAGAACCTGCCGGAACACGTGAAGCAGCAGATCGACGACCTGCGCGCGCGCCACAGCATCGAGGCGAGCTTCGGCGCGGCGATGCCGATCGACAAGCGCCTCGCGCTGAAGGCGCAGTTTCCGGACGCCGAGCATCCGGTCGTGCGCACGCATCCGGAAACGGGCGAGAAGGTGCTGTACGTGAATGCGTTCGCGACGCATTTCACGAACTTCCACACGCCCGGGCGCGTGCGCTTCGGGCAGGACGCGAACCCCGGCGCCGGCCAGTTGCTGCAGTACCTGATCAGCCAGGCCACCATCCCCGAATACCAGGTGCGCTGGCGCTGGAAGAAGAACAGCGTCGCGATCTGGGACAACCGCAGCACCCAGCATTACGCGGTGATGGACTATCCGCCGTGCGTGCGCAAGATGGAGCGCGCGGGCATCGTCGGCGACGTGCCGTTCTGA
- a CDS encoding quinone oxidoreductase family protein yields MAHAVRFHETGGPDVLRWEAVDVGDPGPGQVRLRHEAVGLNFADTYFRSGLYPVPLPSGIGVEAAGVVEAVGPGVTNVAVGDRVTYTGFLNTLGAYSTERLIAAAPLVRLPAGIACDTAAAMTMRGLTSAYLLRRIHAFAPGDTLLLHAAAGGVGLIVSQWAKLLGLTVIGTVSSERKAEIARAHGCDHTIDYSREDVAKRVRELTDGAGVDVVFDSVGKDTFEGSLDSLKRRGLMVCVGTASGPIPPFDPQRLAMKGSLYLTRPALADYIADPAEKNDLAGELFAHVAAGRIRIEINQRYALQDAAQAHRDLESRKTTGSSVFIV; encoded by the coding sequence ATGGCACATGCAGTGCGATTCCACGAAACCGGCGGCCCCGACGTGCTGCGCTGGGAAGCAGTCGACGTCGGCGATCCGGGCCCCGGCCAGGTGCGCCTGCGGCACGAGGCGGTCGGCCTGAATTTCGCCGATACGTATTTCCGCAGCGGCCTGTATCCGGTTCCGCTGCCGTCCGGCATCGGCGTCGAGGCGGCCGGCGTGGTCGAGGCCGTCGGCCCCGGCGTGACGAACGTCGCCGTCGGCGATCGCGTGACCTATACCGGCTTCCTGAACACGCTCGGCGCATACAGCACCGAACGGCTGATCGCAGCCGCGCCGCTCGTGCGCCTGCCGGCCGGCATCGCGTGCGACACCGCCGCGGCGATGACGATGCGCGGGCTGACCTCGGCCTACCTGCTGCGCCGCATCCACGCGTTCGCGCCGGGCGACACGCTGCTGCTGCATGCGGCCGCCGGCGGTGTCGGGCTGATCGTGTCGCAGTGGGCGAAGTTGCTCGGGCTCACGGTGATCGGCACCGTATCCAGCGAGCGCAAGGCCGAGATCGCCCGCGCGCACGGCTGCGACCATACGATCGACTACAGCCGGGAGGACGTCGCGAAACGCGTGCGCGAACTGACCGACGGCGCGGGCGTCGACGTCGTGTTCGACAGCGTCGGCAAGGACACCTTCGAAGGCTCGCTCGATTCGCTGAAGCGGCGCGGGCTGATGGTGTGCGTCGGCACCGCGTCGGGCCCGATCCCGCCGTTCGATCCGCAGCGCCTCGCGATGAAGGGCTCGCTGTACCTGACGCGCCCGGCGCTGGCCGACTACATCGCCGATCCCGCCGAGAAGAACGACCTGGCCGGCGAGCTGTTCGCGCACGTCGCCGCCGGCCGCATCCGGATCGAGATCAACCAGCGTTATGCGCTGCAGGACGCCGCGCAGGCACACCGCGATCTCGAATCGCGCAAGACGACCGGTTCGTCGGTGTTCATCGTCTGA
- a CDS encoding 3-keto-5-aminohexanoate cleavage protein, producing MQFLDDSLHPENQDKVVITVAPYGPEWMPADFPEDIPVTMDEHVQKAVDCYNAGATVLHLHVRELDGKGSKRLSKFNELLGRLREAVPDMILQVGGSISFAPEGDGAEAKWLSDDTRHMLAELTPKPDQVTVAINTVQMNITELMNRKDIAGTSLNETALWDAYREMTVPAGPGWVDEHLRRLQAAGIQPHFQLTGMHALETLERIIRRGVYRGPLNVTWVGIGGGFDGPNPYNFMEFVRRCPDGACITLESLMKNVLPINTVAMALGLHPRCGIEDTIIDQKGNRMTSVQQVEQCARIARELGRDIATGKEAKAIYRIGVQYDGVDETLAQLGMAPNRRQGQVSVPLRAA from the coding sequence ATGCAATTTCTCGACGATTCGCTGCACCCGGAAAACCAGGACAAGGTGGTCATCACGGTCGCGCCGTACGGCCCCGAATGGATGCCCGCCGATTTTCCGGAAGACATTCCGGTGACGATGGACGAGCACGTGCAGAAGGCCGTCGACTGCTACAACGCGGGCGCGACGGTGCTGCACCTGCATGTGCGCGAGCTCGACGGCAAGGGCAGCAAGCGGCTGTCGAAATTCAACGAACTGCTCGGCCGGCTGCGGGAAGCCGTGCCCGACATGATCCTGCAGGTCGGCGGCTCGATCTCGTTCGCGCCGGAAGGCGACGGCGCGGAAGCGAAGTGGCTGTCGGACGACACGCGCCACATGCTCGCCGAGCTGACGCCGAAGCCCGACCAGGTGACGGTCGCGATCAACACCGTGCAGATGAACATCACCGAGCTGATGAACCGCAAGGACATCGCCGGCACGTCGCTGAACGAAACCGCGCTGTGGGACGCATACCGCGAGATGACCGTGCCGGCCGGCCCCGGCTGGGTCGACGAGCACCTGCGCCGGCTGCAGGCGGCCGGCATCCAGCCGCATTTCCAGCTCACCGGCATGCACGCGCTCGAAACGCTCGAACGGATCATCCGCCGCGGCGTCTATCGCGGCCCGCTGAACGTCACGTGGGTCGGTATCGGCGGCGGCTTCGACGGCCCGAATCCGTACAACTTCATGGAATTCGTGCGGCGCTGCCCGGACGGCGCGTGCATCACGCTCGAATCGCTGATGAAGAACGTGCTGCCGATCAACACGGTCGCGATGGCGCTGGGCCTGCATCCGCGCTGCGGGATCGAGGACACGATCATCGACCAGAAGGGCAACCGGATGACGTCGGTGCAGCAGGTCGAGCAGTGCGCACGGATCGCACGCGAACTCGGCCGCGACATCGCGACCGGCAAGGAGGCGAAGGCGATCTACCGGATCGGCGTGCAGTACGACGGCGTCGACGAAACGCTCGCGCAGCTCGGGATGGCGCCGAACCGCCGGCAGGGCCAGGTGAGCGTGCCGCTGCGCGCGGCCTGA